One part of the Georgfuchsia toluolica genome encodes these proteins:
- a CDS encoding acyl-CoA dehydrogenase, whose amino-acid sequence MSEHYMAPLDDLNFVLNEVLDYQRLFSLPAYEHADVKLAGAVLNESARFNEEVLGPLNSIGDEIGSRLENGRVKTPPGFRDAYWKYVEGGWPALDLPLEFGGQALPLTLQAACAEMVNGACVSFGMLPLMERAATRLLLAHAPRDIVAAYAPDLVAGKWGATICISEAQAGSDVGRISTRAQPRGDGRYTLSGSKIFITYGDQDYTEQIVHMVLARLPDAPAGTRGLSLFLVPSRLLGADGRPGAANAVNVSRVEHKMGLKASPTCVLNLEGAEGVLIGRENAGLKAMFTMVNTMRLEVAVQGVAVAGAASVKALRYAAERPQGGPPTARPTLIVEHADVRRMLYIMRARTEAMRALVLETAYQLDIAQAGAVDDRAGALALAEWLLPVCKACGSEAGFEVANLAVQVLGGHGYVADAGVEQYVRDSRVMSIYEGANGIQALDLVTRKLGEGGRYELFTARIRADLTRCRGQAPLAALGRALEDALNRLDACTRAVVAGLSKAPRDVEAGAAAYLALVGVVAGGWMWLRMAAAANGGSAQHRAKRAVAKFYIDYLLPEVRTLECRVMVGAACLDSLDAETLTG is encoded by the coding sequence ATGAGCGAACATTACATGGCGCCGCTGGACGACCTGAATTTTGTCCTCAATGAGGTGCTCGATTATCAACGTCTGTTCAGCCTGCCTGCCTATGAGCATGCCGACGTCAAACTGGCCGGCGCCGTGCTCAACGAGTCGGCACGCTTCAATGAGGAAGTGCTGGGACCGTTAAACAGCATAGGCGACGAGATCGGCAGCCGCCTCGAGAACGGCCGGGTCAAGACCCCGCCCGGATTCCGCGATGCCTACTGGAAATACGTCGAAGGTGGCTGGCCGGCGCTCGACTTGCCACTGGAGTTTGGCGGCCAGGCGCTGCCCCTGACTTTGCAGGCCGCTTGCGCGGAGATGGTCAACGGCGCCTGCGTCTCCTTCGGCATGCTGCCGCTGATGGAGCGGGCGGCGACGCGCCTGCTCCTGGCGCACGCGCCCAGGGACATCGTCGCCGCCTACGCCCCCGACTTGGTCGCGGGCAAGTGGGGGGCGACCATCTGCATTTCTGAGGCCCAGGCCGGTTCCGACGTCGGCCGCATCAGCACCCGCGCCCAGCCGCGCGGCGACGGCCGCTACACGCTCAGCGGCAGCAAGATTTTCATCACCTACGGCGACCAGGACTACACCGAGCAAATCGTGCACATGGTGCTGGCGCGCCTGCCCGATGCGCCGGCGGGGACGCGTGGACTGAGCTTGTTCCTGGTGCCGAGCCGGCTGCTCGGCGCCGACGGCCGGCCGGGTGCGGCCAATGCGGTGAACGTCAGCCGGGTCGAGCACAAGATGGGACTCAAGGCTTCACCCACCTGCGTGCTCAACCTCGAGGGCGCCGAAGGCGTGCTGATCGGGCGCGAGAACGCGGGTCTTAAGGCGATGTTCACCATGGTCAACACCATGCGCCTGGAAGTTGCCGTGCAGGGCGTGGCGGTGGCCGGCGCGGCCAGCGTCAAGGCGCTGCGCTACGCCGCCGAGCGGCCGCAGGGCGGCCCGCCCACCGCCCGCCCGACGCTGATCGTCGAACACGCTGACGTGCGGCGCATGCTGTACATCATGCGCGCGCGTACCGAGGCGATGCGCGCCCTGGTGCTGGAGACGGCTTACCAGCTCGATATCGCCCAGGCTGGCGCCGTCGATGACCGCGCCGGCGCCCTGGCCCTGGCCGAATGGCTGCTGCCGGTGTGCAAGGCCTGCGGTTCCGAGGCTGGCTTTGAAGTGGCCAATCTCGCCGTGCAAGTGCTGGGCGGCCATGGTTATGTCGCCGATGCAGGCGTCGAACAATACGTGCGAGACAGCCGCGTGATGTCCATCTACGAGGGCGCCAACGGCATCCAGGCGCTCGACCTGGTCACGCGCAAGCTGGGCGAAGGCGGCCGTTACGAACTGTTCACCGCCCGCATCCGCGCCGATCTCACGCGCTGCCGCGGCCAGGCGCCGCTGGCCGCGCTCGGCCGGGCGCTGGAGGATGCGCTGAACCGGCTCGATGCCTGCACCCGGGCCGTCGTCGCCGGATTATCCAAGGCGCCACGCGATGTAGAGGCCGGGGCCGCCGCCTATCTTGCCCTGGTCGGTGTGGTCGCCGGTGGCTGGATGTGGTTGCGCATGGCTGCTGCCGCCAACGGCGGCAGCGCGCAGCACAGGGCCAAGCGCGCCGTGGCAAAGTTCTATATCGATTACCTGCTGCCCGAGGTGCGCACGCTCGAATGTCGCGTCATGGTCGGCGCCGCCTGTCTGGACAGTCTCGATGCCG
- a CDS encoding class I adenylate-forming enzyme family protein, which translates to MTLDEICRRNGLRFPTKPALIMGERELSWKALDTRVDRLANALLTQGLKRGDFVAVLSANAPEFIEIYFGLARAGLIAVPVNYRLTANELAQILGHARPALLIVAAAYVDKARDLEPLLPGLRRWVIGEAALADAPRYEQMLAAAADTPVRSPAAETDTFAIFFTSGTTGLPKGAMVSHLNLSANGFNQFVADGSVRTDINLVGTPLYHMGAVFMAVTYMMLGCTQVILEAFDADQWLRTLARRRCSVALLVPTMINSVLNCASLGEHDLSSLRLIFYGGGPMPPAVLRRALDKLRCSFTQGYGLTETLEASFLVASDHVLDGDEKQQKRLASAGREAVDAEIRIVDADSRDLGPGEIGEVLVKSKSVISGYWGMPEETANTIRDGWFYTGDLGYLDEERYLFLVDRVKDMVISGGVNIYTKEIEAVLYTHPAVLEAAVIGLPDDQWGEVVTVVAVVRPGASLSEEQVIEHCKAQLASYKKPKLVKFVAELPKNPSGKILKRELRKSL; encoded by the coding sequence ATGACGCTCGACGAGATCTGCCGCCGCAACGGCCTGCGCTTCCCGACCAAGCCCGCGCTGATCATGGGCGAGCGCGAGCTGTCCTGGAAGGCGCTCGACACGCGCGTCGACCGCCTGGCTAACGCGCTCCTGACGCAAGGTCTGAAGCGCGGTGATTTCGTCGCTGTGCTCTCGGCCAACGCGCCCGAGTTCATCGAGATCTACTTTGGCCTGGCGCGCGCCGGCCTGATCGCCGTGCCGGTGAACTATCGGCTGACGGCCAACGAACTGGCGCAGATCCTCGGCCACGCCAGACCGGCGCTGCTCATCGTCGCCGCCGCCTACGTCGATAAGGCGCGCGATCTGGAGCCGCTGCTGCCCGGGCTCAGGCGATGGGTGATCGGTGAGGCCGCGCTGGCGGACGCGCCGCGCTACGAGCAGATGCTCGCCGCCGCGGCCGATACGCCGGTGCGCTCACCGGCAGCCGAGACCGACACCTTCGCCATCTTCTTCACCAGCGGCACCACCGGCCTGCCCAAGGGGGCGATGGTGTCGCACTTGAACCTTTCCGCCAACGGCTTCAACCAGTTCGTCGCCGACGGCAGCGTGCGCACCGACATCAATCTGGTGGGGACGCCGCTGTACCACATGGGTGCGGTGTTCATGGCCGTCACCTACATGATGCTGGGCTGCACCCAGGTCATCCTCGAGGCCTTCGATGCCGACCAGTGGCTGCGGACGCTGGCGCGGCGCCGCTGCAGCGTCGCCCTTCTGGTGCCGACCATGATCAATTCCGTGCTCAACTGCGCCAGCCTGGGCGAGCACGACCTCTCCAGCCTGCGCCTGATCTTTTACGGCGGCGGCCCCATGCCGCCGGCCGTGCTGCGCCGCGCACTGGACAAGCTGCGCTGCAGTTTCACCCAGGGCTACGGCCTGACCGAGACCCTGGAGGCGAGCTTCCTCGTCGCCTCCGACCATGTTCTCGACGGCGACGAGAAGCAGCAGAAGCGCCTGGCCTCCGCCGGACGCGAGGCGGTCGATGCCGAGATCCGCATTGTCGATGCCGACAGCCGCGACCTCGGCCCGGGCGAGATCGGCGAAGTGCTGGTGAAGAGCAAGTCGGTGATCAGCGGCTACTGGGGCATGCCGGAAGAGACAGCCAATACTATACGTGATGGCTGGTTCTACACCGGCGACCTCGGCTATCTCGACGAAGAGCGCTACCTGTTCCTGGTCGATCGCGTCAAGGACATGGTAATCAGCGGCGGCGTGAACATTTACACCAAGGAAATCGAGGCGGTGCTCTACACCCATCCGGCGGTGCTGGAGGCGGCGGTGATCGGCTTGCCCGACGACCAGTGGGGCGAGGTAGTGACGGTGGTGGCGGTGGTGCGGCCAGGCGCGTCGCTCAGCGAAGAGCAGGTCATCGAGCATTGCAAGGCGCAGCTGGCCAGCTACAAGAAGCCGAAACTGGTGAAATTCGTCGCCGAGCTGCCGAAGAACCCGAGCGGAAAAATCCTGAAGCGCGAACTGCGGAAGAGTCTATGA
- a CDS encoding carboxymuconolactone decarboxylase family protein, whose protein sequence is MVTMKKAKTGQEMLDSWQELVGNGEIDDIKRVFQVFAEKMPTLLEHYTQTPLIESIERGTLDPKTRELVILGILAAMQCGPGLIFHIQGAVHAGATVEEIMEVMFLSAYQHGKVQVAALGQSVEEGLRRAEKMQAKAKKSGKKSK, encoded by the coding sequence ATGGTAACGATGAAGAAGGCAAAGACGGGCCAGGAAATGCTGGACTCCTGGCAGGAACTGGTCGGCAACGGCGAAATCGACGACATCAAGCGTGTGTTTCAGGTGTTCGCCGAGAAGATGCCGACCCTGCTCGAGCACTACACGCAGACGCCGCTGATCGAGTCGATCGAGCGCGGCACGCTCGACCCCAAGACGCGCGAGCTGGTGATCCTGGGCATCCTCGCGGCAATGCAGTGCGGTCCCGGCCTGATTTTCCACATCCAGGGCGCAGTGCATGCCGGCGCCACGGTGGAGGAGATCATGGAAGTGATGTTCCTCTCCGCCTACCAGCACGGCAAGGTGCAGGTCGCCGCCCTCGGCCAGAGCGTCGAGGAAGGCCTGCGCCGGGCGGAGAAGATGCAGGCCAAGGCGAAGAAGTCCGGCAAGAAATCGAAGTGA
- a CDS encoding cobalamin-dependent protein (Presence of a B(12) (cobalamin)-binding domain implies dependence on cobalamin itself, in one of its several forms, or in some unusual lineages, dependence on a cobalamin-like analog.): MKKRILLAKMGLDCHDTGIVTVAYLLRDAGYEVIYLGLHNFADKVVKVALEEDVDAIGISFLSGQHMTQMRLLMEQMKKAGLNVPVFCGGVIPDDDAQQLKAMGVAEVMIPGTLSDEVKRRVGDVLKIAA; encoded by the coding sequence ATGAAGAAACGCATACTGTTGGCGAAGATGGGCCTCGACTGTCACGACACCGGCATCGTCACCGTCGCCTACCTGCTGCGCGATGCCGGCTACGAAGTCATCTACCTGGGCCTGCACAACTTCGCCGACAAGGTGGTGAAGGTGGCGCTGGAAGAGGACGTCGATGCCATCGGCATCAGCTTCCTCTCTGGCCAGCACATGACGCAAATGCGCCTGCTGATGGAGCAGATGAAGAAGGCCGGCCTCAACGTGCCGGTGTTCTGCGGCGGCGTCATCCCCGACGACGATGCACAACAGCTGAAAGCCATGGGCGTTGCCGAAGTGATGATACCCGGCACGCTCTCCGACGAGGTGAAGCGCCGAGTCGGCGACGTGCTGAAAATTGCGGCTTAG
- a CDS encoding acyl-CoA mutase large subunit family protein yields MSQATKQGGTARDHEEQLFETGAGIDIQDIYRPDDMGDFDSARDLGEPGEFPFTRGPYPGMYRERIWTRRFQVGFGSPQETNERIKYLHGQGANGFVITIDLPTSYGFDSDDPICEGEVGVTGVPISTLEDMETLYDGFGPDAVSYALSIRPPVSSVTLAMLASVAQMKNVPFEKVIGTQQNDPFYQMSGGPLQTVTQFFPLDGTLRLCVDNIEFISKNMPRLNWMVTNGYNLRETGINAIQDGAFSLGHAFDIFRRAKARGLDVNLFPRRASFFLSCSIDFFEEIAKFRAMRRLYAKTMRDEFGATNPECWRLRFSVQSAGNTLTRQQPQVNIIRASVEAMAAVFGGAQSIHLCSYDEAHGLPTEESSRIALRTQQVIAYESGITKSIDPLGGSYYVETLTNTMEKAISDKLAEVDQSGGMIDYIKKGQLETQINEQRIKNQLDIDSGRKNLVGVNRFQIPREEETPIHIHKIQADVWGARRGEYLRKYRAERDQGKWAEFMARIDSAWKSGENMVPVLMQALQNKVTMGECHEAMRKAQSWSFR; encoded by the coding sequence ATGAGCCAGGCAACGAAGCAGGGGGGCACTGCGCGCGACCACGAAGAGCAGCTCTTCGAGACCGGCGCCGGCATCGACATCCAGGACATCTACCGCCCGGACGACATGGGTGACTTCGACAGCGCGCGCGATCTGGGTGAACCGGGTGAGTTTCCCTTCACGCGCGGTCCCTATCCGGGCATGTACCGGGAGCGCATCTGGACGCGCCGCTTCCAGGTCGGCTTCGGCTCGCCGCAGGAAACCAACGAGCGCATCAAGTACCTGCACGGTCAGGGTGCCAACGGCTTCGTCATCACCATCGACCTGCCGACTTCCTATGGCTTCGACTCCGACGATCCCATCTGCGAAGGCGAAGTGGGAGTCACCGGTGTGCCGATCAGCACCCTGGAGGACATGGAGACCCTGTACGACGGCTTCGGTCCCGACGCCGTCTCCTATGCCCTGTCGATCCGGCCGCCGGTGTCCTCGGTGACGCTGGCGATGCTGGCCTCGGTAGCGCAGATGAAGAACGTGCCCTTCGAGAAGGTAATCGGCACGCAGCAGAACGATCCCTTCTACCAGATGAGCGGTGGGCCGCTGCAGACCGTCACCCAGTTCTTCCCGCTTGACGGCACGCTGCGCCTGTGCGTGGACAATATCGAGTTCATCTCGAAGAACATGCCGCGCCTGAACTGGATGGTGACCAACGGCTACAACCTGCGCGAAACCGGCATCAACGCCATCCAGGACGGTGCCTTCAGTCTGGGCCACGCCTTCGACATCTTCCGTCGCGCCAAGGCGCGCGGCCTCGACGTCAATCTGTTCCCGCGCCGGGCCTCGTTCTTCCTCTCCTGCTCGATCGATTTTTTCGAGGAGATCGCCAAATTCCGCGCCATGCGCCGGCTCTATGCCAAGACCATGCGTGACGAATTCGGCGCCACCAACCCCGAGTGCTGGCGTCTGCGCTTCTCGGTACAGTCGGCAGGCAACACGCTGACCCGGCAGCAGCCGCAGGTGAACATCATCCGCGCCTCGGTGGAAGCCATGGCGGCAGTATTCGGCGGTGCCCAGTCCATCCACCTCTGCTCCTACGACGAGGCGCACGGCCTGCCCACCGAAGAGTCCTCACGCATCGCTCTGCGCACGCAGCAGGTCATCGCCTACGAAAGCGGCATCACCAAGAGCATCGATCCGCTCGGTGGCTCCTACTACGTCGAAACCTTGACCAACACGATGGAGAAAGCGATCTCCGACAAGCTGGCCGAAGTCGACCAGAGCGGCGGCATGATCGACTACATCAAGAAGGGTCAGCTCGAGACGCAGATCAACGAGCAGCGCATCAAAAACCAGCTCGATATCGACAGCGGGCGCAAGAACCTGGTTGGCGTCAACCGCTTCCAGATTCCGCGCGAGGAAGAGACGCCCATCCACATCCACAAGATCCAGGCCGACGTCTGGGGTGCGCGGCGCGGCGAGTATCTGCGCAAGTACCGCGCCGAGCGCGACCAGGGCAAGTGGGCGGAATTCATGGCGCGCATCGACAGCGCATGGAAATCCGGGGAAAACATGGTGCCGGTGCTGATGCAGGCGCTGCAGAACAAGGTGACCATGGGCGAGTGCCACGAAGCCATGCGCAAAGCCCAGAGCTGGTCCTTCCGCTGA
- a CDS encoding acyl-CoA dehydrogenase family protein, giving the protein MVDFALTPEQRALQDTARRFAREAIRPEAVRRDAAVSPQDCFPDALVRQGLALGLGNALIPEACGGYGGTLLDYSLIVEELAWGDAGIADLFLVNISLSRLIGRAGSEAQKQRWLGAMAKAERGYIIGGAMTEPSGGSEIFCPLPDPAMGVRTAAVRDGDDYLISGGKCFITNGGVADLYIVLARTDKTVSNFAGCSIFLVPAGTPGLSFGKYEDKMGHRLSSVREVFFDQVRVPAEQRLGAEGAGFAILIDCYEGNGVGVGSGALGLARAAYEMALDYAQTRIVWGQPIIQHESVAAKLAEMRMKIEAARALVWKIAWAAENPDQADGLNKLGTMAKIYPSAMVREVTAAAMDICGGTGYMRDFPAEKYVRDAMLYPIYDGTNDLLKRFLAQSLPAVPY; this is encoded by the coding sequence ATGGTCGATTTTGCATTGACACCGGAACAGCGTGCGCTGCAGGACACGGCGCGCCGCTTCGCCCGAGAGGCAATCAGGCCGGAGGCGGTCAGGCGCGACGCCGCCGTCTCGCCGCAGGACTGCTTCCCCGACGCCCTGGTGCGCCAGGGCCTGGCCCTGGGCTTGGGCAACGCGCTGATCCCGGAAGCCTGCGGCGGCTACGGCGGCACGCTGCTCGACTACAGCCTGATCGTCGAGGAACTGGCCTGGGGCGACGCCGGCATCGCCGACCTGTTCCTGGTCAACATTTCGCTCTCCCGCCTGATCGGCCGCGCCGGCAGTGAAGCGCAAAAGCAGCGCTGGCTTGGGGCGATGGCGAAAGCGGAGCGAGGCTACATCATCGGCGGCGCCATGACCGAACCTTCAGGCGGCTCGGAGATCTTCTGCCCGCTGCCCGACCCCGCCATGGGCGTGCGCACCGCGGCTGTCCGCGACGGTGACGACTACCTGATCAGCGGCGGCAAGTGCTTCATCACCAACGGCGGCGTCGCCGATCTCTACATCGTCCTCGCCCGCACCGACAAGACGGTGTCGAACTTCGCCGGCTGCAGCATTTTCCTGGTGCCGGCGGGCACCCCCGGACTGTCCTTCGGCAAGTACGAGGACAAGATGGGGCACCGCCTGTCTTCGGTGCGCGAAGTGTTCTTCGACCAGGTGCGCGTTCCGGCAGAGCAGCGCCTGGGTGCCGAGGGCGCCGGCTTCGCCATCCTCATCGACTGTTACGAGGGCAACGGCGTCGGCGTCGGCTCGGGCGCGCTGGGGCTGGCGCGCGCCGCCTACGAAATGGCACTCGACTACGCGCAGACGCGCATCGTCTGGGGCCAGCCCATCATCCAGCACGAGTCGGTGGCGGCCAAGCTTGCCGAGATGCGCATGAAGATCGAAGCGGCGCGCGCCCTGGTCTGGAAAATTGCCTGGGCGGCGGAGAACCCGGACCAGGCCGACGGCCTCAACAAGCTCGGCACCATGGCCAAGATCTATCCCTCGGCGATGGTGCGCGAAGTGACGGCCGCGGCCATGGATATCTGCGGCGGCACCGGCTACATGCGCGACTTCCCGGCCGAGAAGTACGTGCGCGATGCAATGCTCTACCCGATCTACGACGGCACCAATGACTTGCTCAAGCGCTTCCTGGCGCAGAGCCTGCCAGCGGTGCCCTACTGA
- a CDS encoding hydantoinase B/oxoprolinase family protein, with product MSTNQTIDPILVTVIQRRLKAITEEMGLVMLRTARSPILSEARDFVTGLYDAKGQMMEQTAYIPILAFAVPLGIKYMVEYFGDELYPGDVIIHNDPFTGGNQPADVKIVRPIFVKDKLIGFSAINGHQADVGGAVAGAYNPGATEIWQEALRITPVKLFEKGKKRKDVWDLIFGNIRFPIVQEDIQAAMGGCAVGERELVKLVERYGWDRFDAHLQHLYDATEQQMRAEITAIPDGTYHGQSRCYYDGFDPNSTMDIKVAVKIAGDKIDFDFAGTAPQTPGYVNAPLGSSITSVILTLLMCLKDSNIPQNAGMIRPITTQMPEGSMVNPRFPAASTFGNHLSDQISAAIFDALSQALPERVTAPWNPLFAIAAVGFNNRTSQPFVDILFNGLKGGGGGTKGADGYDHIGLIACGGGLLAQDPEMFEMKDPLFLHKFEYMPDSAGPGQWRGGLGVEMEMEFLNDGNLVSAFGDGIDAGSQAKGILGGGEAILNIGQLRYPDGKVHHCKSKEVVAGIPKGTRWYQVAGGGGGYGDPKKRPAEQVAREVRYNYVSAESARKNYGVAVDAKTLELDVKGTEALRKKAA from the coding sequence ATGAGCACGAATCAGACTATCGACCCGATCCTGGTAACGGTGATTCAGCGCCGTCTCAAGGCCATTACCGAAGAAATGGGCTTGGTGATGCTGCGCACCGCGCGCTCGCCCATCCTTTCCGAAGCGCGCGACTTCGTCACTGGCCTCTATGACGCCAAGGGCCAGATGATGGAGCAGACCGCCTATATCCCCATCCTGGCTTTCGCCGTGCCGCTGGGCATCAAGTACATGGTCGAATATTTCGGCGACGAACTGTATCCGGGTGACGTCATCATCCACAACGATCCCTTCACCGGCGGCAACCAGCCGGCCGATGTCAAGATCGTCCGGCCCATCTTCGTCAAGGACAAGCTGATCGGCTTTTCTGCCATCAACGGTCACCAAGCCGACGTCGGCGGTGCCGTCGCCGGCGCCTACAACCCGGGCGCCACCGAGATATGGCAGGAAGCGCTACGCATCACGCCGGTCAAACTGTTCGAGAAGGGCAAGAAGCGCAAGGATGTCTGGGACCTGATCTTCGGCAATATCCGCTTCCCCATCGTGCAGGAAGACATCCAGGCGGCCATGGGCGGCTGCGCCGTCGGCGAGCGCGAACTGGTCAAGCTGGTTGAGCGCTACGGCTGGGATCGCTTTGACGCCCACCTGCAACACCTGTACGACGCCACCGAGCAGCAGATGCGCGCCGAGATCACGGCCATCCCCGATGGCACCTACCACGGCCAGTCGCGCTGCTACTACGACGGCTTCGATCCCAACTCGACCATGGACATCAAGGTCGCGGTCAAGATCGCCGGCGACAAGATCGACTTCGACTTTGCCGGTACTGCGCCGCAGACGCCGGGTTACGTCAACGCGCCACTGGGCTCCTCCATCACCTCGGTGATCCTGACCCTGCTGATGTGCCTGAAGGATTCCAACATCCCGCAGAACGCCGGCATGATCCGGCCGATCACGACGCAGATGCCTGAGGGCTCGATGGTCAATCCGCGCTTCCCCGCGGCCTCCACCTTCGGCAACCATCTCTCCGACCAGATCTCGGCGGCGATCTTCGACGCGCTCTCGCAAGCGCTGCCAGAGCGCGTCACAGCACCCTGGAACCCCTTGTTTGCGATCGCTGCCGTAGGCTTCAACAACCGCACCAGCCAGCCTTTCGTGGACATCCTCTTCAACGGACTGAAGGGCGGCGGCGGCGGCACCAAGGGCGCCGACGGCTACGACCATATCGGCCTGATCGCCTGCGGCGGCGGCCTGCTGGCGCAGGACCCGGAAATGTTCGAAATGAAGGACCCGCTCTTCCTGCACAAATTCGAGTACATGCCAGACTCGGCCGGTCCGGGCCAATGGCGCGGCGGTCTCGGCGTCGAGATGGAGATGGAGTTCCTCAATGACGGCAACCTGGTCAGCGCCTTCGGCGACGGCATCGACGCCGGCTCGCAGGCCAAGGGTATCCTCGGCGGCGGCGAGGCCATTCTCAACATCGGCCAGCTGCGCTATCCGGACGGCAAGGTGCACCACTGCAAGAGCAAGGAAGTGGTGGCGGGCATCCCCAAGGGTACGCGCTGGTACCAGGTGGCCGGCGGCGGTGGCGGTTACGGCGATCCGAAGAAGCGTCCGGCCGAACAGGTGGCGCGCGAAGTCCGTTACAACTACGTCTCGGCCGAGAGCGCGCGCAAGAACTATGGCGTCGCCGTCGACGCGAAGACGCTCGAACTCGACGTCAAGGGCACGGAAGCCCTAAGAAAGAAGGCAGCATGA